The Algoriphagus halophilus genome window below encodes:
- a CDS encoding amidohydrolase family protein — translation MTLKLLRKAGFFSLIALFSFEISAQTEKKMPPIIDVHVHASKVNPAFASDLCPWFLTSMPGSGPNQPAPSFLNNDCVDPLKAAKSDQEMQDAIISATERLNVTMVVSGDAEIIHNWYNAAPDRIIPSIGIGQNMSVEAFRDSLSGGFYKVMGEIAPQYQGKSPSDMSLDEYFGVAEELGIPVGIHMGTGGNGMANITSPSYRASMGNPFLLEDMLARHPKLKIWVMHAGYPMIDEMIALMGANAYVYVDLAGLIWSYPQDEIHDYLKRLVQAGFGKRILYGTDLMIWPKLLETSIGLIQNATYLSYDQKRDIFFNNAVRFFNLDASKFE, via the coding sequence ATGACCCTAAAATTACTACGTAAAGCGGGCTTCTTCTCACTGATTGCGCTATTTTCTTTTGAGATTTCAGCTCAAACTGAAAAGAAAATGCCTCCAATAATCGATGTGCATGTGCATGCTTCAAAAGTAAACCCTGCATTCGCATCTGATCTCTGTCCCTGGTTCCTTACCTCCATGCCTGGAAGTGGGCCCAATCAACCAGCCCCCTCTTTTTTAAATAATGATTGCGTGGATCCATTGAAAGCTGCAAAATCTGATCAGGAAATGCAAGATGCCATTATATCTGCTACTGAACGGCTAAATGTCACGATGGTTGTCAGTGGAGATGCGGAAATTATCCATAATTGGTATAATGCAGCTCCTGACCGTATTATTCCTTCTATTGGAATTGGGCAGAATATGAGTGTGGAAGCATTCAGGGATTCCTTGTCTGGCGGTTTTTATAAAGTCATGGGAGAGATTGCTCCTCAATACCAAGGTAAATCCCCGAGTGACATGTCTTTGGATGAATATTTTGGAGTAGCGGAAGAACTGGGTATTCCTGTAGGTATCCATATGGGAACTGGTGGAAATGGAATGGCAAATATCACAAGCCCCTCTTATAGAGCCTCTATGGGAAATCCCTTCTTATTGGAAGACATGCTCGCAAGACATCCCAAATTAAAAATCTGGGTCATGCATGCAGGATACCCTATGATCGATGAAATGATCGCTTTGATGGGGGCCAATGCCTATGTTTATGTGGATTTGGCTGGTTTAATCTGGAGCTATCCTCAAGATGAGATTCATGACTATTTGAAGAGATTGGTTCAAGCAGGTTTTGGAAAACGAATTTTGTACGGAACAGACCTGATGATTTGGCCCAAGCTGTTGGAAACATCCATTGGCTTAATCCAAAATGCTACCTATCTATCCTATGATCAAAAACGGGATATTTTCTTCAACAATGCGGTCAGGTTCTTCAATTTAGATGCCTCAAAATTTGAATAA
- a CDS encoding rhamnogalacturonidase — translation MKILNPLLLFLILSTQVAFTQTAVNEDYWPDGSKISPWFHDYTKLELKDLGKQYRITSHGVLADSTLLQTQKIQRIIDEASQSGGGVIIIPKGTFLSGAIFFKPNTRLHLEEGAVLKGSDDIANYPKIPSRMEGQNLDYFAALVNAYEVDGFSITGKGTINGNGLNFWKAFWKRREEDPNCTNLEVSRPRLVFIWKSNDVQLQDVKLINAGFWSSHYYQCNNIKILDLTITSPHEPIKAPSTDAIDLDVVNNVLIKGCYLAVNDDAIALKGGKGPWADEDPNNGENTHIIIEDSEFGFCHSALTNGSESIHNKNVIMRNIKIQDARRLLWLKMRPDTPQHYEFITVENITGQAYSMIYVKPWTQFFDLKGRKEVPKSFSDHITMKNINLECDIFFDVAITEHDRLAEFKFENLKIKAKNDTFDPSIVSGFDLKNVRVNGKALD, via the coding sequence ATGAAAATTCTCAATCCCCTTCTTTTATTCTTAATTTTAAGTACTCAGGTCGCTTTTACCCAGACAGCTGTAAATGAGGATTATTGGCCTGATGGTTCGAAAATTTCTCCCTGGTTTCATGATTATACTAAACTAGAATTAAAGGATTTAGGGAAACAATATCGGATCACTTCCCATGGAGTATTAGCAGATAGCACACTCCTTCAAACCCAAAAAATTCAGCGAATTATTGACGAGGCAAGTCAATCAGGAGGGGGAGTTATTATCATTCCAAAAGGAACATTTTTAAGCGGCGCTATATTTTTCAAGCCCAACACACGCTTACATCTAGAAGAAGGAGCCGTATTGAAAGGTTCTGACGACATTGCCAATTATCCAAAAATCCCATCCCGCATGGAAGGACAAAATCTAGACTATTTCGCTGCATTGGTGAATGCTTATGAGGTAGATGGATTCTCCATTACAGGTAAAGGAACCATAAATGGTAACGGGTTGAACTTTTGGAAAGCATTCTGGAAAAGAAGAGAGGAAGACCCTAATTGCACCAATTTGGAAGTTTCCAGGCCTAGATTAGTATTTATTTGGAAAAGTAATGACGTCCAGTTACAGGATGTGAAATTGATCAATGCAGGTTTTTGGAGTAGTCATTATTACCAATGCAACAATATTAAAATCTTAGACCTCACCATTACCTCTCCTCATGAACCCATCAAAGCGCCAAGTACGGATGCCATAGACTTAGATGTAGTTAATAATGTTCTTATCAAAGGCTGCTACCTCGCCGTAAATGACGATGCCATTGCCTTAAAAGGTGGAAAAGGGCCTTGGGCGGATGAAGACCCAAACAATGGAGAAAACACCCACATTATAATCGAGGATAGCGAATTCGGCTTTTGCCATTCCGCCCTCACCAATGGAAGTGAATCCATTCATAATAAGAATGTGATCATGAGGAATATAAAAATTCAGGATGCCCGAAGGCTTTTATGGTTAAAAATGCGTCCAGACACCCCTCAACACTATGAATTCATTACAGTAGAGAATATTACCGGGCAGGCATACAGCATGATTTATGTGAAGCCATGGACTCAATTTTTCGATCTAAAGGGAAGAAAAGAAGTTCCAAAATCATTTTCGGACCATATTACCATGAAAAACATCAACTTGGAATGCGATATCTTTTTTGATGTGGCGATTACAGAACATGATCGACTAGCCGAATTTAAATTTGAGAATCTTAAAATCAAGGCAAAAAATGACACCTTCGATCCAAGCATCGTCTCCGGGTTTGACTTAAAAAATGTGCGCGTAAATGGAAAAGCATTAGATTAA
- a CDS encoding DUF1905 domain-containing protein, producing MELIVEGTYLLEKFSGKGGWTFIKLPGDLIKSGKAFGMMKISGSIDDYSFEGKHLLPMGNGYVFLPVAKPIRKILGKEEGDEVSIKLYREEIPNTTPQELILCLQDDPGKLDLFNQLPKEEQNSWISYIYAVDDMEAKSNRIIKLLNSLC from the coding sequence ATGGAATTGATTGTTGAAGGAACATATCTCTTAGAAAAGTTTAGCGGGAAAGGTGGATGGACGTTCATAAAACTTCCAGGGGATTTAATCAAGTCTGGTAAGGCTTTCGGGATGATGAAAATCTCGGGATCTATTGATGATTATTCATTTGAAGGCAAACACCTCCTTCCCATGGGAAATGGTTATGTGTTTTTACCTGTAGCCAAACCCATAAGGAAAATCCTAGGAAAGGAAGAAGGGGATGAAGTATCAATTAAGTTGTATAGAGAAGAAATTCCCAATACCACTCCCCAAGAACTGATCTTATGTCTCCAAGATGACCCCGGAAAATTGGATTTATTCAATCAGCTACCCAAAGAAGAGCAAAATAGTTGGATCAGCTATATCTATGCTGTAGATGATATGGAGGCTAAATCCAATCGAATCATCAAACTTCTGAATTCGCTATGTTGA
- a CDS encoding TonB-dependent receptor, whose amino-acid sequence MKTRVLTFLIVLISISAFSQGVIRGRIINPSNGEPVAFANVLVLETEYGAISDEEGNYIIESIPPGLYNVRASFVGYKTETRYEVRVTLAKSVQLDFELTEDASELGEVVVSSEFSRSEETPLSVRKLNSNEIERYPGGNRDISRVIQALPGVASTPSFRNDILIRGGAPNENKFFVDEIEVPVINHFSTQGSSGGPVGLLNVNLIKNVDLIAGGFPANRMDALSSFFEIQLKEGNRESMQTQLTLGASELTLSNEGPIGEKTTYLVSARRSYLQGLFKVLGLPFLPTFNDFQVKTTTKLNDKTELTFIGVGAIDQFELNQDIPEDESEEELENRLYLLDVLPVQSQWNYTTGLKLKRFRENGFWTFVLSRNMLNNEAEKYFRNEESSESNLLYRYISQESENKFRAENSIFGNGYTLKYGINYEYSRYYIKNFDRATLANSSEVIDVESTSNFNQYGAFISGTKYSSDERLLVSGGIRIDGSDFGKTAQNPLNQFSPRVSISYQLKPNLFATANAGIYYQKPPYTVLGYRNNSGELVNQNTDVRFIQNNQLIAGLEFLAPQRNRRFTMEAFYKKYKNYPSSIRNGIALANLGADFGVIGNEPVESNAEGRAFGLEFLAQQRLFNNFYGIASLTLVRSEFTNPNTEGFIPSSWDNKVILSLTAGKRFNKNWELGGRWRFLGGTPYTPYDVEESSLISNWDLRGQPILDFNQINTQRLSAFHQLDLRVDKKYYFPKWSLNWYVDIQNAYNYEAEQPDLLVPVRDENGDIKVDPNDPSRYQLKFIENTAGTILPTVGIIVEF is encoded by the coding sequence ATGAAAACTAGAGTACTGACATTTCTAATTGTATTAATATCTATTTCTGCATTTTCCCAAGGAGTGATTAGAGGACGGATTATCAATCCTTCCAATGGGGAGCCAGTGGCCTTTGCCAATGTTTTGGTATTGGAAACTGAGTACGGTGCAATTTCTGATGAGGAAGGCAACTACATTATCGAAAGCATTCCTCCAGGATTATATAATGTGCGCGCAAGTTTTGTAGGTTACAAGACTGAAACCAGGTATGAGGTTCGAGTTACTTTGGCTAAATCTGTGCAGTTGGATTTTGAATTGACAGAAGATGCCTCAGAGCTTGGAGAAGTTGTAGTAAGTTCTGAGTTTTCAAGATCTGAGGAAACACCCCTTTCCGTTAGGAAGCTAAATAGCAATGAAATAGAAAGGTACCCTGGTGGGAATAGAGATATTTCAAGAGTTATACAGGCCTTACCTGGAGTAGCAAGTACACCAAGTTTCCGAAATGATATTTTGATTCGTGGTGGAGCACCGAATGAAAACAAGTTTTTTGTGGATGAGATTGAAGTACCAGTAATTAACCATTTCTCTACTCAAGGTTCCTCGGGTGGACCTGTCGGCCTTTTGAATGTCAACCTAATAAAAAATGTAGATTTGATTGCTGGTGGATTTCCAGCTAATAGAATGGATGCCTTGAGTTCCTTCTTTGAAATTCAGTTGAAAGAAGGGAATAGGGAAAGTATGCAGACCCAATTGACTTTAGGAGCATCTGAGTTAACCCTTTCCAATGAAGGTCCGATTGGAGAAAAGACAACCTATCTAGTTTCTGCTAGAAGATCTTATTTACAGGGTTTGTTTAAAGTTTTGGGCTTGCCCTTTTTGCCCACGTTCAATGATTTTCAAGTGAAAACTACCACCAAACTGAATGATAAAACAGAGTTGACATTTATTGGAGTTGGTGCCATTGATCAATTTGAATTGAATCAGGATATTCCAGAAGATGAGAGTGAAGAAGAGTTGGAAAACCGCCTTTATTTATTGGATGTTTTGCCGGTTCAAAGCCAATGGAATTATACTACAGGGCTAAAATTAAAACGGTTCAGGGAGAATGGATTCTGGACATTCGTATTGAGTAGAAATATGCTGAATAATGAAGCTGAAAAGTACTTTCGAAATGAAGAAAGCTCTGAGTCCAATCTATTGTATCGATATATTTCCCAAGAATCAGAAAATAAATTCAGAGCAGAGAATAGTATTTTCGGAAATGGTTATACCCTGAAATATGGAATTAATTATGAGTATTCCAGGTATTACATTAAAAACTTTGACCGTGCCACTTTAGCGAATTCTTCAGAAGTGATTGATGTAGAATCAACTTCTAATTTCAATCAGTATGGAGCATTTATCTCTGGAACTAAATATTCTTCAGATGAACGACTCTTGGTTTCAGGTGGAATAAGAATAGATGGCTCCGATTTTGGAAAGACCGCGCAAAACCCTTTAAATCAGTTCAGCCCCAGAGTTTCTATTTCCTATCAGCTGAAGCCTAATTTATTTGCCACCGCCAATGCTGGTATATATTACCAGAAACCTCCGTATACAGTACTAGGATATAGAAACAATTCCGGCGAATTAGTCAATCAAAATACGGATGTAAGATTTATTCAAAATAACCAACTGATCGCAGGATTGGAGTTTTTGGCACCGCAACGAAATAGAAGGTTTACGATGGAGGCTTTTTACAAAAAATATAAGAACTATCCTTCTTCTATTCGAAATGGCATTGCTTTAGCAAATCTCGGTGCTGACTTTGGGGTGATAGGAAATGAGCCCGTAGAATCAAATGCAGAAGGAAGGGCATTTGGGTTGGAGTTTTTGGCACAGCAAAGGCTTTTTAATAATTTCTATGGGATAGCCTCTTTGACCTTGGTACGAAGTGAATTTACAAACCCAAATACGGAAGGATTTATACCTTCTTCCTGGGATAATAAAGTGATTTTGAGTTTAACCGCAGGCAAACGATTTAATAAAAATTGGGAGCTTGGCGGAAGGTGGAGATTTTTGGGCGGAACACCTTATACTCCTTACGATGTAGAAGAATCATCCTTGATCAGCAACTGGGATTTGAGAGGTCAACCTATTTTAGATTTCAATCAGATCAATACACAACGACTTTCTGCTTTCCATCAACTTGATTTGCGTGTTGATAAAAAGTATTATTTCCCAAAATGGAGTTTGAACTGGTATGTGGATATACAAAATGCATACAATTACGAGGCGGAACAACCTGATTTATTGGTACCTGTTCGTGATGAAAATGGGGATATAAAAGTTGATCCAAATGATCCTTCTCGCTATCAACTTAAATTCATTGAAAATACTGCGGGGACTATTCTTCCAACAGTTGGAATTATAGTTGAATTTTAA
- a CDS encoding adenylate/guanylate cyclase domain-containing protein, with the protein MMKQKITYAGINRVVENDDDMNSLLDISIANQITHLHECGGHGRCTTCRVRILEGINNLNPKNQLEQETSYARKWDPSIRLACQSYPKGDVTLQRLIWSMGEVNQLQKELSPIGKAEERPIAILFCDLRNYTNLSSNNLNYDIAFLLNKFYTALGDPILMNNGIIYQYVGDEIIGVFGTTGGTRDKICKDAIRAGLGMHYALTHLNNTELKDLDIKLDSGIGINFGKAYIGHLGHPTHKQFSVIGDPVNVASRIQEQTKVTQSKILISKTVYNSIPKDTLEIGETYVKELKGKEEPAELFELLGFKEMDMQLELQASLPIMMENPEEFASIFYEKVFEIDPEAKSLFRNNMTDQGRLLTHMLGGIIYSLSRPEHLVTGLQRLGENHVKYGVQATHYPVVKEAMLYTINKTLGESNTEKCMTAWNSALDFVMEVMKGKETPS; encoded by the coding sequence ATGATGAAACAGAAAATTACCTATGCTGGAATAAATCGTGTGGTGGAAAATGACGATGATATGAATTCCTTGTTGGATATTTCCATTGCTAATCAAATTACCCATTTGCATGAATGTGGAGGGCATGGAAGATGCACCACCTGTAGAGTCAGGATCCTGGAAGGAATCAATAACTTAAATCCTAAAAACCAGCTCGAACAGGAAACCTCTTACGCAAGAAAATGGGACCCTTCAATCCGACTTGCCTGCCAATCCTACCCAAAAGGTGACGTAACCTTACAACGCTTGATCTGGTCTATGGGTGAAGTGAATCAATTGCAAAAAGAGCTCTCTCCCATAGGAAAAGCAGAAGAAAGACCCATTGCGATCCTTTTTTGTGATTTAAGAAATTATACCAATCTCTCTTCCAATAACCTGAATTACGACATCGCTTTCTTGCTCAATAAGTTTTATACGGCATTAGGTGACCCAATTCTGATGAATAACGGAATCATATACCAATATGTAGGAGATGAAATAATTGGAGTTTTTGGAACCACCGGAGGCACAAGGGATAAAATTTGTAAAGATGCCATCCGAGCCGGTTTGGGGATGCACTATGCCTTGACACATCTTAATAACACTGAATTAAAGGATTTGGACATCAAATTAGATTCTGGTATAGGAATCAATTTTGGTAAAGCCTATATAGGACATTTGGGACATCCTACCCATAAGCAATTTTCAGTCATTGGTGACCCTGTCAATGTAGCTAGTAGAATTCAGGAACAAACGAAAGTTACCCAATCCAAAATCCTCATTTCTAAAACAGTCTATAATAGTATTCCCAAAGACACGCTTGAAATTGGGGAAACGTACGTGAAAGAGCTAAAAGGGAAAGAAGAACCTGCCGAATTGTTTGAATTATTGGGATTTAAGGAAATGGATATGCAATTAGAACTTCAAGCCTCTCTTCCTATCATGATGGAAAACCCTGAAGAGTTTGCCTCCATATTCTATGAAAAAGTTTTTGAAATCGACCCAGAAGCCAAAAGTCTTTTCAGAAATAATATGACCGATCAAGGTCGTCTCTTGACCCATATGTTAGGTGGCATCATATATTCCCTATCCCGTCCAGAACACTTGGTCACAGGCTTGCAGCGATTGGGTGAGAATCATGTAAAATATGGAGTGCAGGCGACACATTACCCTGTTGTAAAGGAAGCTATGCTTTATACCATCAATAAGACCTTAGGAGAAAGCAATACTGAAAAATGTATGACGGCTTGGAATTCAGCCCTAGATTTCGTCATGGAGGTCATGAAAGGAAAAGAAACCCCGTCTTAA
- the aqpZ gene encoding aquaporin Z, giving the protein MKKLIAEFIGTLWLVLGGCGSAVLAAGFPELGIGFLGVALAFGLTVLTMAYAIGHISGCHLNPAVSIGLWAGGRFEGKDLLPYIIAQVLGGLCGAAILYAIATGKAGVELGGFASNGYGEASPGGYSMGSALITEIVMTYFFLIVILGATHGKAPAGFGGIAIGLALVLIHLISIPVTNTSVNPARSTSQAIFAGGIFLKQLWLFWVAPVLGAFLAGITYKFLSSSE; this is encoded by the coding sequence ATGAAAAAGCTTATAGCAGAATTTATCGGTACCCTTTGGCTAGTTCTTGGGGGCTGTGGCAGTGCCGTTTTGGCGGCTGGTTTCCCTGAACTGGGAATAGGTTTTTTAGGAGTAGCATTGGCATTTGGACTCACTGTCCTGACCATGGCTTATGCGATTGGACATATCAGTGGCTGTCATTTAAACCCAGCAGTCTCCATTGGTTTATGGGCGGGAGGTAGATTTGAGGGCAAGGATTTACTTCCTTACATTATCGCTCAAGTCTTAGGAGGCTTATGCGGTGCCGCTATTTTATATGCCATCGCTACAGGAAAGGCAGGTGTGGAATTAGGAGGGTTTGCTTCAAATGGATATGGAGAAGCTTCTCCAGGAGGTTATTCGATGGGCTCTGCTTTGATTACTGAGATAGTCATGACTTACTTTTTCCTAATCGTGATTTTGGGGGCTACTCACGGAAAAGCCCCTGCTGGATTTGGTGGTATCGCAATAGGATTGGCTTTAGTTCTGATTCATTTGATTTCTATACCTGTTACCAACACTTCTGTCAATCCAGCCAGGAGTACGAGCCAAGCAATCTTTGCTGGAGGCATCTTTTTAAAACAATTATGGCTATTTTGGGTTGCTCCTGTATTAGGGGCATTTTTAGCAGGAATTACCTATAAATTTCTCTCTTCATCTGAATAA
- a CDS encoding YncE family protein has translation MSKILKSVFNKAFLFTIASGLFSLVAQAQDYYIYVTAESEDEVALVKFDGENATIEETIPVGVWPAEIEGPHGINVSPDGKYWYLSLAHGNPYGTLYKYSTATNEVVDTVMLGLFPASLQVSKATGLLYCVNFNLHGDMVPSTVSVVDPEEMIEIEKIETGVMPHGSRISADGMYHYSVGMMSGELFEISTTKLKVNRKLNLDGVEEEQPAMGGMDHSMMDHSKMGHTSMSTPMYHSATKPTWAMPHPTNGKVYVAGNGSDEILEVDLEKWEITDRFKTGKAPYNLDISPDGKYLVATYKGSGETGIWDLKKKKELPRVKNTRMVSHGVSISPDSKYAFISVEGIGGEPGTMDVIDIKNAKKVASVDMGKQAGGIIFWKME, from the coding sequence ATGAGCAAGATTCTAAAATCAGTCTTCAATAAAGCTTTCCTATTCACAATAGCCTCAGGGTTATTCAGTCTGGTAGCTCAGGCTCAAGACTATTATATCTATGTCACAGCAGAATCTGAGGATGAGGTGGCTTTGGTAAAATTTGATGGAGAAAATGCCACTATTGAAGAGACGATTCCCGTAGGAGTTTGGCCAGCCGAAATAGAAGGCCCTCATGGAATAAATGTTAGCCCGGATGGTAAATATTGGTATTTGTCGCTTGCCCATGGCAATCCTTATGGCACTTTGTACAAATACTCTACTGCTACCAATGAGGTCGTTGACACCGTGATGCTTGGCTTATTCCCTGCCTCACTTCAAGTATCCAAAGCAACAGGGCTTTTGTATTGCGTGAATTTTAACCTACATGGTGATATGGTTCCTAGTACCGTTTCCGTCGTAGACCCCGAGGAGATGATTGAAATTGAAAAAATTGAAACGGGTGTAATGCCTCATGGCTCTAGAATCTCTGCTGACGGCATGTATCATTATTCGGTGGGAATGATGTCTGGTGAATTATTTGAGATTTCAACAACCAAATTGAAAGTAAATAGAAAATTAAATCTTGATGGAGTAGAAGAGGAACAGCCTGCCATGGGAGGAATGGACCACAGCATGATGGATCACTCAAAAATGGGGCATACATCGATGAGTACTCCGATGTATCATAGTGCTACGAAGCCCACTTGGGCAATGCCTCATCCTACAAATGGGAAAGTGTATGTTGCGGGTAACGGGTCCGATGAAATTCTGGAAGTAGATCTAGAAAAGTGGGAAATCACAGACAGATTCAAAACTGGAAAAGCACCCTATAATCTGGACATTTCTCCAGATGGGAAGTATTTGGTAGCCACCTACAAAGGAAGTGGTGAAACTGGGATTTGGGATTTAAAAAAGAAGAAAGAACTTCCTCGTGTCAAAAATACGAGGATGGTTTCCCATGGTGTAAGCATTTCTCCTGATAGCAAATATGCTTTTATTTCTGTGGAAGGGATCGGCGGTGAGCCGGGGACCATGGATGTGATCGATATCAAAAATGCCAAAAAAGTGGCTTCAGTAGATATGGGAAAACAAGCAGGTGGTATTATCTTTTGGAAAATGGAATAA
- a CDS encoding Dabb family protein: MINHSVFFKLKYPKGSSEEKIFLNAASKLSTISVVKNFLVLDETSPKNEYEYGLKMEFESQEAYDAYNDHPHHSLFLKMYWDDYVDKFLEIDYKVIDLQ; the protein is encoded by the coding sequence ATGATCAATCACAGTGTTTTTTTTAAGTTAAAATACCCCAAGGGTTCTTCTGAAGAAAAGATATTTTTGAATGCAGCTTCAAAATTATCCACCATCTCAGTTGTAAAGAATTTTCTGGTATTGGATGAAACCAGTCCTAAAAATGAGTATGAATATGGCTTAAAAATGGAGTTTGAAAGCCAAGAAGCTTATGATGCTTACAATGACCATCCGCATCATTCCCTGTTTTTAAAAATGTATTGGGATGATTATGTGGATAAGTTTTTAGAGATTGATTATAAGGTGATAGATCTCCAATAA
- a CDS encoding zinc-binding metallopeptidase family protein encodes MKIFECEKCFQPLYFENQSCEKCGHLAGFSTSLLDLKTFENGLNSLKSDGDNSEFKFCRNKEFGVCNWLIPVSDQEDFCDACKLNRTIPDLSDAENFKKWQKLEIAKHRLIYQLVRLGLNPQSKTEDTNGLTFDFINNHYGIGEKAMTGHDNGVITILLSEADAVHREQMKKEFEEPYRTLIGHFRHEVGHYFWDRLVFNNPTTLQEFRNIFGDERVNYADSLNSYYVNGPLVNWQQNFISQYATSHPWEDWAETWAHYLHIMDMAETSYYFGMKVEPKLYENTLNGSIGFDPYECTDFEKILKDWGPISFAINSLNRSMGMPDMYPFVISPIVKAKMDFIHRLVNRS; translated from the coding sequence ATGAAGATATTCGAATGTGAGAAGTGTTTTCAACCGCTTTATTTTGAAAATCAAAGCTGCGAGAAATGTGGACATTTGGCCGGATTCTCCACTTCTTTGTTGGATCTGAAAACATTCGAAAACGGATTGAACTCGTTGAAATCTGATGGAGATAATTCTGAATTTAAATTTTGTAGAAACAAAGAATTTGGAGTTTGTAATTGGCTGATTCCTGTAAGTGATCAGGAAGATTTTTGTGATGCCTGCAAACTCAATAGAACCATTCCAGATTTATCGGATGCAGAAAATTTCAAAAAGTGGCAGAAACTTGAAATCGCAAAACATAGGCTCATTTATCAATTGGTTAGGTTAGGGTTGAATCCACAATCTAAAACGGAAGACACCAATGGTCTAACTTTTGACTTTATTAACAACCACTATGGAATTGGTGAAAAGGCGATGACAGGACATGATAATGGGGTGATTACTATTCTACTTTCTGAAGCAGATGCTGTCCATCGAGAGCAAATGAAGAAAGAGTTCGAAGAACCTTATCGAACTTTGATAGGACATTTTAGGCACGAGGTAGGTCATTATTTTTGGGATCGTTTGGTATTTAATAATCCTACTACACTCCAGGAATTTAGAAACATCTTTGGGGATGAACGAGTGAATTATGCAGACTCCTTAAATAGCTACTATGTGAATGGCCCTCTCGTCAACTGGCAGCAAAACTTTATAAGTCAATATGCTACATCTCATCCATGGGAGGATTGGGCGGAGACATGGGCCCATTATCTTCATATCATGGATATGGCAGAGACCTCTTATTATTTTGGGATGAAAGTGGAGCCAAAACTCTACGAGAATACTTTAAATGGGTCTATAGGTTTTGACCCCTATGAGTGTACGGATTTTGAGAAAATTTTAAAAGACTGGGGTCCCATCTCTTTTGCAATCAATAGTCTAAACCGATCCATGGGGATGCCCGATATGTACCCTTTCGTGATTAGCCCAATAGTAAAAGCTAAAATGGACTTTATCCATCGATTGGTAAACAGGAGTTAA
- a CDS encoding outer membrane insertion C- signal produces MKYFKILTLVLFFGLAASLESNAQELGIRFGQFGGNNVAIDGVFSLGEFSRVHGDVSFGSGVGIDLLWNPIYRPVSTSDFNWYLGVGPSLYIDDPFSLGVAGEIGIEYAFEDVPIVIGADWRPTFRIIEDTDFFADVFGLNIRWRFGKVE; encoded by the coding sequence ATGAAGTATTTCAAAATTCTTACGCTAGTACTTTTCTTTGGACTGGCAGCATCTCTTGAAAGTAACGCTCAAGAACTAGGTATTCGCTTCGGTCAATTTGGAGGTAACAATGTGGCCATTGATGGAGTATTCTCCCTTGGTGAATTTAGCCGTGTCCATGGTGATGTAAGTTTCGGTTCGGGTGTTGGAATTGATCTATTGTGGAACCCCATTTACAGACCAGTGAGTACCAGTGATTTCAATTGGTATTTAGGTGTAGGTCCTTCTTTGTACATCGATGATCCATTCTCTTTAGGGGTGGCTGGTGAAATAGGAATTGAATATGCTTTCGAAGACGTTCCAATTGTGATAGGTGCAGACTGGAGACCAACGTTTAGGATCATTGAAGACACAGATTTCTTTGCAGATGTCTTTGGTCTCAATATTCGATGGAGATTTGGAAAAGTAGAATAA